From the genome of Numida meleagris isolate 19003 breed g44 Domestic line chromosome 32, NumMel1.0, whole genome shotgun sequence, one region includes:
- the ZBTB39 gene encoding zinc finger and BTB domain-containing protein 39, with amino-acid sequence MGMRIKLHSTNHPNNLLKELNKCRLSETMCDVTILVGSRSFAAHKAVLACAAGYFQNLFLNTGLDAARTYVVDFITPANFEKILSFVYTSELFTDLINVGVIYEVAERLGMEDLLRACHSTFPDLESAAIPKQPPVTAGDARPGAAIGASAQSPALGEARGSAEHFGAERGYVLHGEGAGGYKEEERSDGGQAVPLLQPPLPPKDADPGPFAPGAVAAAQPGLGGASTAQSGAGSCQQYKVQSNGDYGKGGFFTADSSLDVSAGSNSCPGNSEHCKEPGFVPMDELQLEELGEDELHFEDASEELGPSEEVIELSDDSEEELAFESDGRDSRAMPCQVCKKVLEPNIQLIRQHARDHVDLLTGNCKVCETHFQDRNSRVTHVLSHIGIFLFSCDMCETKFFTQWQLTLHRRDGVFDNNVVVHPSDPLPGKAGAFTAGSGAELACAACGKPLAKDFHAVRNHLLDHVNLKSQTCGVCDQRHLSLCGLLWHALAHLGIAVFSCSVCASSFVDRQLLEKHLAVHQSAEEALFRCHFCGQSFKLEAAYRYHVSQHKCGGGGGGGGNVDARPGFGERLQPQSLQKRKVPEEFLSEELALQSQPGNSKYSCKVCGKRFAHTSEFNYHRRIHTGEKPYQCKVCHKFFRGRSTIKCHLRTHSGALMYRCTVCGHYSSTLNLMSKHIGVHKGSLPPDFTIEQTFMYIIHSKEAEKNADS; translated from the coding sequence ATGGGCATGAGGATCAAGCTGCACAGCACCAACCACCCCAACAACCTGCTGAAGGAGCTCAACAAGTGCCGCCTCTCCGAGACCATGTGCGACGTCACCATCCTGGTGGGCTCGCGCTCCTTCGCCGCGCACAAAGCCGTGCTGGCCTGCGCCGCCGGCTACTTCCAGAACCTCTTCCTGAACACGGGGCTGGACGCGGCGCGCACCTACGTGGTGGACTTCATCACGCCGGCCAACTTCGAGAAGATCCTCAGCTTCGTGTACACCTCGGAGCTCTTCACCGACCTCATCAACGTGGGCGTCATCTACGAGGTGGCGGAGCGGCTGGGCATGGAGGACCTGCTGCGCGCCTGCCACTCCACCTTCCCGGACCTGGAGAGCGCGGCCATCCCCAAGCAGCCCCCCGTGACCGCCGGGGACGCCCGGCCCGGCGCTGCTATCGGTGCCTCGGCGCAGAGCCCGGCGCTGGGGGAAGCCCGGGGGAGCGCGGAGCATTTCGGTGCCGAGCGCGGTTACGTCCTGCACGGGGAGGGAGCGGGCGGCtacaaggaggaggagaggagcgACGGCGGCCAGGCCGtgcccctgctgcagcccccgctgccccccaAGGACGCGGACCCGGGGCCGTTTGCTCCCGGTGCCGTCGCGGCGGCGCAGCCCGGCTTGGGGGGTGCGAGCACGGCGCAGAGCGGCGCGGGCTCGTGCCAGCAGTACAAGGTGCAGAGCAACGGAGACTACGGCAAAGGCGGCTTCTTCACCGCCGATTCGTCCCTGGACGTCTCCGCCGGGAGCAACTCGTGTCCCGGCAACAGCGAGCACTGCAAGGAGCCGGGCTTCGTGCCCATGGAcgagctgcagctggaggagctgggcgAGGACGAGCTGCACTTCGAGGACGCCAGCGAAGAGCTGGGGCCGTCGGAAGAGGTGATCGAGCTGAGCGACGACAGCGAGGAGGAGCTGGCCTTCGAGAGCGACGGGCGAGACAGCAGGGCCATGCCCTGCCAGGTCTGCAAGAAAGTGCTGGAGCCCAACATCCAGCTGATCCGGCAGCACGCCCGCGACCACGTCGACCTGCTGACCGGGAACTGCAAGGTGTGCGAAACCCACTTCCAAGACCGCAACTCCAGGGTGACCCACGTCCTGTCCCACATCGgcatcttcctcttctcctgcgACATGTGCGAGACCAAGTTCTTCACGCAGTGGCAGCTCACCCTGCACCGCAGGGACGGCGTCTTCGACAACAACGTGGTGGTGCACCCCAGCGACCCGCTGCCCGGCAAGGCGGGCGCTTTCACCGCGGGCTCGGGCGCCGAGTTGGCGTGCGCCGCGTGCGGGAAACCTTTGGCCAAAGATTTCCACGCCGTCCGCAACCACCTCCTGGACCACGTCAACCTGAAGAGCCAAACGTGCGGCGTGTGCGACCAGCGGCACCTGAGCCTGTGCGGCCTGCTGTGGCACGCGCTGGCCCACCTGGGCATCGCCGTCTTCTCCTGCTCCGTGTGCGCCAGCAGCTTCGTGGACcggcagctgctggagaagcacCTGGCCGTGCACCAGAGCGCCGAGGAGGCCCTGTTCCGCTGCCACTTCTGCGGGCAGAGCTTCAAGCTGGAGGCAGCGTACCGCTACCACGTCAGCCAGCACAagtgcggcggcggcggcggcggaggcggcAACGTGGACGCGCGTCCCGGCTTCGGCGAGCGCCTGCAGCCTCAGagcctgcagaagaggaaagtgCCCGAGGAATTCCTGAGCGAGGAGCTGGCGCTGCAGAGCCAGCCGGGCAACAGCAAGTACAGCTGCAAAGTGTGCGGGAAGCGCTTCGCTCACACCAGCGAGTTCAACTACCACCGGCGCATCCACACCGGGGAGAAGCCGTACCAGTGCAAGGTGTGCCACAAGTTCTTCCGCGGCCGTTCCACCATCAAGTGCCACCTGCGGACGCACTCGGGGGCCCTCATGTACCGCTGCACCGTGTGCGGCCACTACAGCTCCACGCTCAACCTGATGAGCAAGCACATCGGGGTGCACAAGGGCA